One region of Termitidicoccus mucosus genomic DNA includes:
- a CDS encoding DNRLRE domain-containing protein, protein MMKNLRFFALFALLSAMLPALRAEMLSFQFDVKPHASFKGVSDTYIRADNPAVKNPASSGLNVGTVAGKEQNAMRTLLFFHVAAIPEGSKIKSVSLRLSVRSAADKDLVVEVHELTRPFAASYASWKNATQDIEWKTPGGDAGNMLAEQTVRSGTAAGAWIAFEKSDALVKAVQAAIDNGWPLCFVLLAPRQEKRADRAFVSFNSSETQNVNLRPEFVVELEKP, encoded by the coding sequence ATGATGAAAAACCTCCGCTTTTTTGCGCTGTTCGCGCTTTTGTCTGCGATGCTCCCCGCGCTCCGGGCTGAGATGCTCTCTTTCCAGTTTGACGTAAAGCCCCACGCGTCCTTCAAGGGCGTATCTGATACTTACATCCGCGCAGATAATCCGGCGGTGAAAAATCCCGCATCCTCGGGGCTGAACGTCGGCACGGTGGCGGGCAAGGAGCAGAATGCCATGCGCACATTGCTCTTCTTCCATGTGGCCGCGATTCCCGAAGGCTCGAAAATCAAGAGCGTCAGCCTGCGTCTCTCCGTCCGCTCCGCCGCGGACAAGGACCTCGTGGTGGAAGTACACGAGCTTACCCGGCCCTTCGCAGCGTCCTATGCCTCGTGGAAAAATGCGACGCAGGACATCGAGTGGAAGACGCCGGGCGGTGATGCGGGAAACATGCTTGCGGAGCAGACCGTCCGCTCCGGCACTGCTGCGGGAGCATGGATCGCCTTTGAAAAGTCCGATGCGCTTGTGAAGGCGGTGCAGGCGGCGATTGATAACGGGTGGCCCTTGTGCTTCGTCCTCCTCGCGCCGCGCCAGGAAAAACGCGCAGACCGCGCCTTTGTATCCTTCAACTCAAGCGAAACCCAGAACGTCAACCTGCGTCCCGAGTTTGTCGTGGAGCTTGAGAAACCGTAA
- a CDS encoding dienelactone hydrolase family protein — translation MKGLLALVLICLCLVVYGVDADDDFWDIRVMQQTPQVEWGERIGLAQEVRYAGVPYEGRPTQVFAYIAKPASGEGSFPAVVLVHGGAGKAYREWAELWARKGYIAIAMDLTGKGPTGERLRQAGPEMNQANIFLPSENDVGLRNGWIYHAVAAVVRARSLLADMPEVDQGRVGITGISWGGFVTCLVAGMDHRYGAAVPVYGCGYICEGGFWKNTFRRMSPAYRERWIRLLEPSSVLARVKCPILFVNGNSDTHFPPENTSRSALLVDEALRHVTFIDKLRHGHNWKIPEVDAFVNDVLNGKASLMRILRPVVSGGEVIATVVGSYEAEDVFLYHVPRAVSWKEREWKKFPAKTDGREIRVSLSDCGDAVFYFSVKDDRELESTSICGTVD, via the coding sequence ATGAAAGGACTTCTCGCGCTTGTACTCATTTGTCTCTGTCTGGTTGTGTACGGGGTGGATGCCGACGATGATTTCTGGGATATCCGGGTGATGCAGCAAACGCCGCAGGTGGAGTGGGGGGAGCGAATTGGGCTGGCGCAGGAGGTCCGTTATGCGGGCGTCCCGTATGAGGGGCGTCCGACGCAGGTCTTTGCATACATCGCGAAGCCGGCGTCCGGCGAGGGATCGTTTCCCGCCGTGGTGCTGGTGCATGGAGGCGCGGGAAAGGCGTATCGGGAATGGGCGGAATTGTGGGCGAGAAAAGGATACATTGCCATCGCGATGGACCTGACAGGGAAGGGGCCGACGGGTGAGCGTCTCCGGCAGGCGGGCCCGGAGATGAACCAGGCAAACATCTTTTTGCCCTCCGAAAACGATGTGGGATTGCGAAACGGTTGGATATACCACGCCGTCGCCGCCGTGGTGAGGGCGCGCTCCCTGCTGGCGGACATGCCGGAGGTGGACCAGGGCAGGGTGGGGATCACGGGCATAAGCTGGGGTGGTTTTGTTACCTGCCTCGTTGCCGGGATGGATCATCGATACGGCGCGGCTGTGCCTGTATATGGATGTGGATACATTTGCGAGGGCGGTTTCTGGAAGAATACTTTCCGGCGGATGAGCCCCGCATATCGGGAGCGCTGGATTCGCCTGCTGGAGCCTTCGAGTGTCCTAGCCCGGGTGAAATGCCCAATCTTGTTTGTGAACGGAAATAGCGACACGCATTTCCCGCCTGAGAACACTTCGCGCAGTGCGCTCCTGGTCGATGAGGCGCTGCGGCATGTGACCTTCATTGACAAGCTGCGGCACGGGCACAACTGGAAGATTCCGGAGGTGGACGCCTTTGTGAACGATGTTCTGAATGGAAAAGCATCTCTCATGCGCATTTTGCGCCCGGTGGTTTCAGGAGGCGAGGTGATCGCTACAGTGGTTGGGTCATATGAGGCGGAGGATGTGTTTTTGTACCACGTACCCCGGGCGGTGTCCTGGAAGGAAAGGGAGTGGAAAAAATTCCCCGCAAAGACCGATGGACGGGAAATCCGTGTCAGCCTGTCTGATTGCGGGGATGCGGTCTTCTATTTTTCGGTGAAGGATGACCGGGAACTGGAGAGCACCAGCATTTGCGGGACGGTGGATTAG
- a CDS encoding family 78 glycoside hydrolase catalytic domain, with protein MKKSPDDSVLNASWIWTRQPSPFPNALVRFRKTFSAGKGWRHTLRISADSRYWVWINGNLAGFGPIRSWPKHWYFETHDITPWLTAGKNVIAVLVNHWKDGNFQYIPAEPGLCARITDEKKNTVCETGDDWMCSRAQAEREDVPRICVQEAFEEQYDARKEDDWRQADYRETRGWTKALIVPDSHKRMSPRPIPFLGGESIRPVRLVGVEEVKPAQSVWNFNLKPCFAPEDHTSRFCFVKGFLTTLAHSARSQTVTLIRPHHHSAKFWLNGEVMPPVPDDADHDIVGQEVAFRRGWNRLVFPYPGYNDKMASSLPAGGAHLPAFVLSVRANHPLRWACRGKEGDEGWAFAGPFPMDEDRVAAMRRQVDFPRVLQAAAISPDATAGIAGRIPFASEAEWRGWAESPWLQPIRPAEADSFGSSAGDKVTRSLPAVDPAPLLSGNGAWRLDPPAKGHDIRMLVDFGKMLVGNVEFSIDAPEDAVLDFHFFEFIQVDGRINLANGMNCSFRYTCREGIQSFRSLQRRGFQYMYVTARNLGRPLFIYDLKVCVSTYPQRRLGNFACSDEQLNRIWQVGADTLRWCAEDTYTDCPTYEQTHWVGDSRNEGLVDWIANGDSRLWHHCLLQAGQSLERSPIIESHVPSAWDNILPAFSFLWLRSVKEYYQWTGDKKGIGTLYPWLRRNIKGILKLRTEEGLFRLHAWSLFDWAAMDIPSDGIITHQNCLAVLGLNDAASLAAALGKKEDARNWKKAAGSLARSINRHLWDEAHEAYLDCIHKDGSRSDVFSQQTQTTALISGVAGGARAIRCRQVVENPPRAFVKAGSPFFMFFVLEVLAQENRGREILDIIRRDWGFMLAEGASSFWELWTLSTGRLTRSHCHGWASAPTFYLSHAILGVKPDVKNPSLIEFAPCPGNLKWLRGSVPVAGGVVNVHGQLKSGCWHYRVHVPGGLRIRNRAEGVDVVIIRKK; from the coding sequence ATGAAAAAATCCCCCGATGATTCCGTTTTGAATGCCTCTTGGATCTGGACCAGACAGCCATCCCCTTTTCCCAATGCCCTCGTGCGTTTCCGAAAGACATTTTCAGCGGGAAAAGGCTGGCGGCACACCCTGAGGATCTCCGCGGATTCACGATACTGGGTCTGGATCAATGGCAACCTCGCCGGGTTTGGCCCGATTCGCTCCTGGCCCAAACACTGGTATTTTGAAACCCATGACATCACTCCGTGGCTGACTGCGGGGAAAAATGTGATCGCTGTGCTGGTCAACCACTGGAAGGACGGGAATTTTCAGTATATCCCGGCAGAGCCGGGCCTGTGCGCCCGTATCACGGATGAAAAGAAGAATACCGTGTGCGAGACAGGCGACGACTGGATGTGCTCACGCGCGCAGGCCGAACGCGAGGATGTCCCCCGCATATGCGTGCAGGAGGCATTCGAGGAGCAATACGATGCGAGAAAAGAGGACGACTGGCGGCAGGCAGACTACAGGGAAACCCGGGGCTGGACAAAAGCCTTGATCGTACCGGATTCCCACAAGCGGATGTCGCCACGGCCCATCCCCTTCCTCGGGGGAGAGAGCATCCGTCCGGTGCGCCTAGTCGGGGTGGAGGAAGTGAAACCCGCGCAATCCGTCTGGAATTTTAATCTCAAGCCCTGCTTCGCACCGGAGGACCACACCTCGCGCTTTTGCTTCGTGAAGGGTTTTCTGACTACTTTGGCGCACAGCGCGCGCAGCCAGACCGTCACACTTATACGCCCCCACCATCACAGTGCGAAATTCTGGCTGAACGGTGAGGTGATGCCGCCCGTGCCCGATGATGCGGACCACGACATCGTCGGGCAGGAAGTCGCCTTTCGCCGGGGCTGGAACAGGCTGGTATTTCCGTATCCGGGATACAATGACAAGATGGCGTCGTCACTGCCCGCGGGCGGGGCGCACCTCCCAGCCTTCGTGCTTTCGGTGCGGGCGAATCATCCGTTGCGCTGGGCGTGCCGTGGCAAAGAGGGAGATGAAGGCTGGGCATTTGCCGGGCCCTTCCCCATGGACGAGGACCGCGTGGCGGCCATGCGCAGGCAGGTGGATTTCCCGCGCGTGTTGCAGGCAGCCGCCATCAGCCCCGATGCCACGGCCGGGATCGCAGGGAGAATACCATTCGCCAGTGAAGCGGAGTGGCGCGGATGGGCGGAGAGTCCGTGGCTCCAGCCGATACGCCCTGCGGAGGCAGACTCGTTTGGCAGCAGTGCCGGGGACAAGGTGACACGCTCCCTCCCCGCCGTCGATCCCGCCCCATTGCTATCGGGGAATGGAGCTTGGAGGCTGGACCCGCCAGCCAAAGGACATGATATCCGGATGCTGGTAGATTTTGGAAAGATGCTCGTGGGCAATGTCGAGTTCTCGATCGACGCTCCCGAGGACGCGGTGCTGGATTTCCATTTCTTCGAGTTCATACAAGTCGATGGCCGCATCAATCTGGCCAACGGGATGAACTGCTCCTTCCGCTACACCTGCCGCGAGGGCATACAGTCATTCCGCAGTCTCCAGCGCAGGGGGTTTCAATACATGTATGTGACGGCCAGAAATCTTGGGAGGCCGCTGTTTATATACGACCTGAAGGTCTGCGTATCCACCTACCCGCAGCGCAGGCTCGGAAACTTTGCCTGCTCGGACGAGCAACTCAACCGGATTTGGCAGGTCGGCGCGGATACGTTGCGCTGGTGCGCGGAGGACACCTACACGGACTGCCCCACCTATGAGCAGACGCACTGGGTGGGCGATTCGCGCAACGAGGGGCTCGTGGACTGGATTGCAAACGGCGACTCGCGTCTCTGGCACCATTGTCTTTTGCAGGCGGGCCAGAGCCTCGAACGCAGCCCGATCATCGAGAGCCATGTGCCGAGCGCGTGGGACAATATCCTGCCCGCGTTCAGCTTCCTGTGGCTGAGGTCCGTCAAGGAGTACTATCAATGGACAGGTGACAAAAAGGGCATCGGGACGCTCTACCCGTGGCTCCGTCGCAATATCAAAGGCATCCTGAAACTGCGGACCGAAGAGGGGCTTTTCAGGCTGCATGCGTGGAGTCTCTTCGACTGGGCTGCCATGGATATACCGAGCGACGGCATCATCACCCACCAGAATTGCCTCGCCGTGCTGGGACTGAATGACGCCGCATCACTCGCCGCCGCACTCGGCAAAAAGGAGGATGCCAGGAACTGGAAAAAAGCCGCGGGCAGCCTTGCCCGCTCGATCAACCGCCACCTGTGGGACGAGGCGCACGAGGCCTATCTGGATTGCATACACAAGGACGGTTCACGCAGCGATGTCTTCAGCCAACAGACGCAGACCACCGCGCTGATTTCAGGCGTGGCGGGGGGAGCGCGTGCCATCCGTTGTCGCCAGGTAGTGGAAAATCCTCCCCGAGCTTTTGTGAAAGCCGGGAGCCCGTTCTTCATGTTCTTTGTATTGGAAGTATTGGCACAGGAGAACCGGGGGAGGGAGATCCTGGATATAATCCGCCGCGACTGGGGATTCATGCTGGCGGAGGGCGCGTCGTCATTCTGGGAACTCTGGACGCTGTCCACCGGGCGCCTCACGCGCAGTCACTGCCACGGCTGGGCCTCCGCGCCGACCTTTTACCTGTCGCACGCCATCTTGGGGGTAAAGCCGGATGTGAAAAACCCGTCCCTGATCGAGTTCGCTCCTTGTCCCGGAAACCTGAAATGGCTGCGAGGCTCCGTACCCGTGGCCGGAGGTGTCGTAAATGTGCATGGACAATTGAAAAGCGGTTGCTGGCACTATCGGGTGCATGTACCCGGCGGGCTTCGCATCAGGAACCGCGCCGAGGGGGTGGATGTCGTGATCATCCGCAAAAAATAG
- a CDS encoding sugar phosphate isomerase/epimerase family protein produces MKKTRYSVILGNLGNTCDRYLSSGYKDNLPKEEMIRQAATIDGVQGLELVGSWDITRKNVKEVQALLVGNGLECVSIIPDFFSHKQWGSGSFCAKDPTIRRLSLEEARTAARIAREMSCPLVNFWLGQDGYDYPMQADYMTERKWMAEGLATVASEFSDLRFAFEYKPREPRNRSYHARAADTLLMVQEIGLPNVGVCIDVGHALMAGENVAESAVMLHHYGDKLFHMHFNDNYRAWDDDMIVGSLHFVEYVELLFWLREIGYNGWYSMDQYPYREDGMRAVRESVRFLQGVEKLLTPENMAAMRALVAKGDATESTAFFRELIMPTHKG; encoded by the coding sequence ATGAAAAAGACGCGCTACTCCGTCATACTTGGGAATTTGGGCAACACCTGCGACCGTTATCTATCTTCTGGATACAAGGACAATCTTCCGAAGGAGGAGATGATAAGACAAGCGGCGACGATTGACGGCGTGCAGGGGCTGGAGCTGGTCGGATCTTGGGACATCACCCGCAAAAACGTGAAGGAAGTGCAGGCGCTCCTTGTCGGCAACGGACTGGAGTGCGTCTCGATCATCCCGGATTTCTTTTCGCACAAGCAATGGGGCTCCGGCAGCTTTTGTGCAAAGGACCCGACCATCCGCAGACTCTCGCTCGAGGAGGCGCGCACCGCCGCACGCATCGCCCGGGAGATGTCCTGTCCGCTCGTGAATTTCTGGCTGGGGCAGGACGGGTATGATTACCCGATGCAGGCGGACTACATGACCGAGCGCAAGTGGATGGCCGAGGGACTGGCGACGGTCGCCTCGGAGTTTTCCGACCTGCGCTTCGCGTTTGAATACAAGCCACGTGAGCCGCGCAACCGCTCCTATCATGCCCGCGCCGCCGACACGCTGCTCATGGTGCAGGAGATCGGCCTGCCGAATGTCGGCGTGTGCATCGATGTGGGCCACGCCCTGATGGCGGGCGAGAACGTGGCCGAGTCCGCGGTCATGCTGCATCACTACGGCGACAAACTCTTCCACATGCACTTTAACGACAACTACCGCGCCTGGGATGACGATATGATCGTCGGGTCGCTGCATTTCGTGGAGTACGTGGAACTGCTCTTCTGGCTGCGCGAGATCGGCTACAACGGCTGGTACTCGATGGACCAGTATCCATATCGTGAGGACGGCATGCGCGCCGTGCGCGAGAGCGTCCGCTTCCTGCAGGGCGTAGAAAAACTGCTCACGCCCGAAAACATGGCGGCGATGCGCGCCCTCGTCGCCAAGGGTGACGCCACCGAATCCACCGCCTTCTTCCGCGAACTGATCATGCCCACGCACAAGGGCTGA